One Brassica napus cultivar Da-Ae chromosome C4, Da-Ae, whole genome shotgun sequence genomic region harbors:
- the LOC106391018 gene encoding uncharacterized protein LOC106391018 yields MATLASNIVFIGKVERRRRLKIDCRKKEKGRDQSISPYKVIEITPPPKSLGVRCLPHNLQCGENVMIEGQTYTISAVTHRYQLRKGKYEPSERRLDVLSAARYVLNLYFDNLLQNS; encoded by the exons ATGGCAACACTTGCATCGAACATTGTCTTCATCGGAAAA gtagagaggaggaggaggttgaagatagattgcagaaagaaagagaaaggaagagatcaaagcatttctccTTATAAAGTCATTGAAATTACTCCTCCCCCTAAGTCTCTCGGCGTTCGCTGCCTTCCTCAC AATCTTCAGTGCGGAGAGAACGTGATGATCGAAGGTCAAACGTACACAATCTCGGCGGTGACTCATCGGTATCAGCTGCGTAAAGGTAAGTACGAGCCTAGTGAAAGACGCCTTGATGTTCTCTCCGCTGCTAGATACGTCTTAAACCTTTATTTCGACAATCTGCTCCAAAATTCTTGA
- the LOC106394502 gene encoding altered inheritance of mitochondria protein 32, whose amino-acid sequence MTTVENMSSVPASEDTEFGFKRPEMYSTNIANSITSYGRHVFVLYKTPEAWISHVEEEGLPQRFATLLKDRKSDLLVQTKLNVCEGGGSDGDVLIFPDMVRYKGIKDTEVESFFEDVLVNGKPWRSGREEKISGTFVFVCTHASRDKRCGVCGPVILERFVQEIGSRGLSDQISLKRCSHVGQHKYAGNIIIFSPDSAGKISGNWYGYVTPDDVPDLLDQHIAKGEIIQRIWRGQMGLAEGVAEKEHEQRVVPNGNPVVENFTGGCCQGANGSVSCCQNENPKPEPVKKEGKCAIWFQPLDKEEMYLGAAVVGAVATIAMIGYTFFKRSG is encoded by the exons ATGACGACTGTTGAGAATATGAGCTCAGTTCCGGCGTCGGAAGACACGGAGTTCGGGTTTAAGCGGCCGGAGATGTACAGCACCAACATCGCTAACTCCATCACCTCGTACGGTCGCCATGTTTTCGTTCTCTACAAGACTCCTGAAGCTTGGATCTCACACGTCGAGGAGGAAGGTTTGCCTCAGAGGTTCGCTACGTTGCTCAAGGATCGCAAATCTGATCTCCTTGTTCAG ACTAAGCTGAATGTATGCGAAGGTGGTGGATCTGATGGAGATGTGTTGATTTTTCCTGATATGGTTAGATACAA GGGGATTAAGGATACGGAAGTGGAAAGTTTCTTTGAAGATGTGCTTGTGAATGGGAAGCCATGGAGATCTGGGAGAGAGGAAAAGATATCTGGAACGTTTGTGTTCGTGTGTACTCATGCTAGTCGAGACAAGAGGTGTGGTGTTTGTGGACCGGTCATCTTAGAGAGGTTCGTGCAGGAGATTGGCTCCCGTGGACTATCAGACCAAATCTCTCTCAAGCGATGCTCTCACGTTGGACAGCACAAGTATGCTGGTAATATAATCATCTTCAGTCCTGATTCTGCTGGAAAAATTTCTGGAAATTG GTATGGGTATGTAACTCCTGATGATGTACCTGATTTGCTTGACCAGCATATTGCAAAAGGAGAAATCATTCAAAGGATTTGGAG GGGACAAATGGGCTTAGCTGAAGGTGTAGCTGAGAAAGAGCATGAACAGAGAGTGGTGCCCAACGGTAACCCTGTAGTTGAGAATTTCACAGGAGGGTGTTGCCAAGGAGCAAACGGCAGTGTTTCGTGTTGCCAAAACGAAAACCCAAAGCCAGAGCCAGTCAAGAAAGAAGGAAAGTGCGCCATATGGTTCCAGCCTCTTGACAAAGAAGAGATGTATCTTGGAGCAGCCGTGGTTGGAGCCGTTGCAACTATAGCCATGATTGGTTACACCTTTTTCAAGAGGTCAGGATAA
- the LOC106391017 gene encoding heterogeneous nuclear ribonucleoprotein 1-like: protein MDPYATETVVDEENHEVKPSEDAEDDDDKSQPQSGGGIDSAGKIFVGGLARETTSAEFVKHFEKYGEITDSVIMKDRKTGQPRGFGFVTYADSSVVDKLIQDNHIINGKQVEIKRTIPRGSMSSSNEIKTKKIFVGGIPSTVDDDEFKEFFMQFGELKEHQIMRDHATGRSRGFGFVTYESEDMVDLLLAKGNRIELSGTQVEIKKAEPKKPNSVTTPSRRFGDSRSNFGGGYGDGYGGGPGGGYGGPDGPYKSGGGYGGGRSGDYGGYGGEFGGYGGGGYGGGVGPYRGGEPPLGYSGRYGGGGGGGYNRGGYGMGGGGGGGYGGGPGDMYGGPYGEPAGGYGGPSGSYGSGYGSGGYGGGGYRGSSGGYDMGGTGVGGGGGYPGGGGGSGGGSFYGGAGGGGSRGGYGGGSGRYHPYGR, encoded by the exons ATGGACCCTTATGCAACGGAAACAGTCGTGGATGAGGAGAACCACGAAGTGAAACCATCCGAAGATGCTGAGGACGATGACGACAAATCTCAGCCTCAATCTGGTGGTGGCATCGATAGTGCAGG AAAGATATTTGTTGGAGGTTTAGCCAGGGAGACAACTTCAG CTGAGTTCGTCAAGCATTTTGAGAAGTACGGAGAGATTACAGATTCTGTGATTATGAAGGATAGGAAAACTGGACAGCCCCGAGGGTTTGGGTTTGTTACTTATGCTGATTCCTCTGTGGTCGACAAACTTATCCAGGACAATCACATTATAAACGGGAAGCAG GTTGAGATTAAGCGGACGATACCGAGAGGATCCATGAGCTCCTCCAACGAGATCAAAACCAAGAAGATATTTGTTGGTGGAATCCCTTCAACTGTTGATGATG ATGAGTTCAAGGAGTTCTTTATGCAATTTGGAGAGCTCAAGGAACACCAGATTATGCGTGATCACGCAACTGGAAGATCGCGTGGGTTTGGGTTTGTTACATATGAAAGTGAAGACATGGTTGATCTTCTCTTGGCAAAAGGAAACAGAATCGAGCTCTCTGGGACCCAG GTTGAGATAAAGAAGGCAGAGCCGAAGAAACCAAACTCGGTAACAACCCCTTCAAGGCGGTTTGGTGACTCACGCTCTAACTTTGGCGGAGGCTATGGAGACGGTTATGGTGGAGGACCTGGCGGTGGATATGGTGGTCCAGATGGTCCTTACAAATCTGGTGGCGGCTATGGAGGTGGCCGGTCTGGTGACTATGGAGGGTACGGAGGAGAGTTTGGCGGGTATGGTGGCGGTGGATATGGTGGTGGTGTTGGACCTTATAGAGGAGGAGAGCCTCCACTTGGGTACTCTGGTCGTTATGGAGGAGGAGGCGGTGGTGGTTACAACAGAGGTGGTTACGGCATgggaggtggaggaggaggagggtaCGGTGGTGGACCTGGAGATATGTATGGTGGGCCGTACGGTGAGCCAGCAGGTGGTTATGGTGGACCAAGTGGGAGTTATGGAAGTGGATACGGTAGTGGTGGGTATGGTGGAGGAGGCTATAGAGGCAGCAGTGGTGGGTATGACATGGGTGGTACTGGAGTTGGAGGCGGAGGAGGTTACCCTGGTGGTGGCGGAGGAAGTGGAGGAGGCTCGTTCTATGGTGgtgcaggaggaggaggaagtagAGGAGGATATGGAGGAGGTTCGGGACGGTACCATCCTTATGGAAGGTAG
- the LOC106446165 gene encoding probable ribosome biogenesis protein RLP24, whose protein sequence is MRLVKCWFCSSTIYPGHGIQFVRNDAKIFRFCRSKCHKNFKMKRNPRKVKWTKAYRAAHGKDMTQDKTFEFEKKRNRPERYDRNVTEDTLKAIKKIDKIRSTREAEHINKRLKPNKQKIFKSAITELDQHISLIKAPGSQQQDSEKMKVLVSSNKSVQNEAMEE, encoded by the exons ATGAGATTGGTCAAGTGTTGGTTTTGCTCTTCTACGATATATCCTGGACATGGTATTCAGTTTGTCCGCAACGATGCAAAG ATTTTTCGGTTCTGTAGGTCTAAATGCCACAAGAACTTCAAGATGAAGAGGAACCCTCGTAAGGTCAAGTGGACTAAAGCCTACAGAGCTGCACACGGAAAGGACATGACTCAG GATAAAACTTTTGAgtttgagaagaagagaaacagaCCCGAGAGGTATGATAGGAACGTTACGGAGGATACTCTCAAGGCcattaagaagattgataagatCAGAAGCACTAGAGAAGCTGAACACATCAATAAGAG GTTGAAGCCTAACAAACAGAAGATATTCAAGAGTGCAATCACCGAGTTAGATCAGCACATTAGTTTGATCAAGGCACCAGGTTCTCAGCAACAAGATTCAGAGAAGATGAAAGTTTTGGTCTCCAGCAACAAGTCTGTTCAAAACGAAGCCATGGAAGAGTGA
- the LOC106394761 gene encoding uncharacterized protein LOC106394761 → MHQSSRPPYLSCFLSWPGEVHLWDPMFWDEKELEGIPEEEESKPLEVIDQNLIIHFNHEHNLMKLSVSSLRHGEVILPHEEGKHCFACTLPLYSKLCYKCTQCDFILHDTCANLPRSKWFFLIYEKLILSPKSINHFFCYVCHRYCNGFSYSNSENTISIDVRCASVPLPLKHESHPHKLVFYDNDQKDVRCEGCDLSGWRFLLHCKRNDDCGGLYLCFKCVTLPTLVRHIYDDHPLSLQYGKKNESSTYWCGICEELINLNSWFYKCNDCGSTLHTTCVFQNLILSRPGCNSTMDDLRQITFVLNTRLSRPICYVCKTRCMDDLVLIDKEESIKLFVCYSCSFKYYRGLLLLEERYQP, encoded by the exons ATGCATCAATCATCACGACCACCGTATCTCTCATGTTTTCTCTCTTGGCCTGGGGAAGTTCATTTGTGGG ATCCGATGTTTTGGGATGAGAAGGAGCTTGAAGGAatacctgaagaagaagaaagcaagcCCTTagaagtaatagatcaaaatCTGATCATACATTTTAACCATGAGCACAATCTGATGAAGCTTTCAGTATCATCACTAAGGCACGGGGAAGTTATCTTGCCACATGAGGAAGGTAAACATTGTTTTGCATGCACCCTTCCTCTATACTCTAAGTTGTGCTACAAATGCACACAATGTGATTTCATACTCCATGATACATGTGCTAACCTCCCTCGTAGTAAATGGTTCTTTCTTATCTATGAGAAACTGATTTTGTCCCCCAAAAGCATAAACCATTTTTTCTGTTACGTCTGTCACCGTTATTGTAACGGTTTCTCGTATTCTAATAGTGAGAACACAATTAGTATCGATGTGCGATGTGCTTCAGTTCCTCTCCCACTAAAACATGAAAGCCATCCACATAAGTTGGTATTTTATGATAACGATCAAAAAGACGTGAGATGTGAAGGTTGTGACTTGAGTGGTTGGCGTTTTTTACTACATTGCAAGCGTAATGATGATTGTGGCGGGTTATATTTATGCTTTAAATGCGTTACGCTACCCACATTGGTTAGACACATATACGATGACCATCCTCTTTCCTTACAGTACGGTAAGAAAAATGAGAGTTCTACATATTGGTGCGGGATATGCGAAgagttaataaatttaaatagttGGTTTTACAAATGCAATGATTGTGGCTCCACTCTTCATACTACATGTGTATTTCAAAATCTAATACTTTCAAGGCCTGGATGCAATTCAACAATGGATGACCTGAGGCAAATAACTTTCGTTCTTAACACTCGTCTTTCTCGGCCGATTTGTTACGTTTGTAAGACCAGATGTATGGATGATTTGGTTCTAATTGATAAGGAAGAGTCCATAAAGTTATTTGTATGCTATTCTTGTAGCTTTAAGTATTATCGTGGACTTTTACTACTAGAGGAAAGGTACCAGCCATGA